The Burkholderia cepacia genomic interval GAACGCGAAGCCCGCAGCGGCCGCGAACGGCGCGGACGGCACCGACGCGCCCATCTCGATCGACGATTTCGCGAAGATCGACCTGCGCATCGCGAAGATCGTCGCGTGCCAGGCCGTCGAGGGTTCGGACAAGCTGCTGCAGCTCACGCTCGACGTCGGCGAGGAAAAGACCCGCAACGTGTTCTCGGGCATCAAGTCCGCGTACCAGCCCGAGCAGCTCGTGGGCAAGCTGACGGTGATGGTCGCGAACCTCGCGCCGCGCAAGATGAAGTTCGGCCTGTCCGAAGGGATGGTGCTCGCCGCGTCGGCCACCGACGAGAAGGCGGAACCGGGTCTCTACATCCTCGAGCCGCACAGCGGCGCGAAGCCCGGCATGCGCGTGAAGTAAGCGGCGCGCGCCGCCGCTTTTGCGCGACAGCCCCGCACGATGCGTGCGGGGCTTTTTTATGTTTGAGCCGCCCGGTGCGTCCCGCGGACGGATTCCGTTACCATGTCGGCTTGCGCGGCAGCCGCTCGCGCATGCCGACGCAATATGCAGCACCGGAACCCGCCGGATTCCGAAGACCGCCGCGAGCGGTCGGCCACGGGCCGTGGCGGCGGGCTCCGCCCACAGAACAACGAAATGAAAACGCACCCGACACCTTCCCGGCCGGCCGGACGCGCGCGTCGTCCCGCATGAGCCGCGCCCGTTCCCCGATGACGATCCCGCTCGTGCCGGTCGCCGACGCGAACGGCGTTGCGCCGCTCGTCGCGCACAGCCGTGCGTTCGGCGCGCTCGCCGAACGCTTCGCGTGGCTCGCGCTGCGCGAGCCGCCCGCCGACGACAATGCCCGCTGGCACACGCACATGCTCGGCAAACGCGCGATCCGCTTCGCGCAGCCGCTGACGTTCACGCCCTACGCCGCCGCGCAGCCCTGCTCCGCGCGCTGCCGGTTCTGCTCGGAAACGCTCGTCGACGAGACCGCGTCCGGCCCGATGGCCGCGAGCCTGCGCCCGGGCGCGAACTATTTCGACCGGCTCGGCCGCGCGCTGCGGGCGCTGCGCGGCGTGCCGCTGTCGTATTCGCTGTCCGGGCTCGAGAACACCGACGATCCGGGCTGGCTGCTGTCGCTCGTCGCGACCCTCGGCGCGGCCGGCGCCGACGGCCCCGACGTCGGCGGCAGCGTGCTGTACACGAACGGCGCGGGCCTCGTCGAGCACGGCGGCGCGCTGCTGCCCGCGCTCGCGAGCTTCGGGCTGTCGTGGCTCGAATGGTCGCGCCATCACGATCGCGACGACGTGAACCAGTCGATCATGCGCTTTCGCCCCGGCCAGCCCGTGATGCGCGACGCCGCGTTCGAGACGGCGTTCGCCGCCGCGCGCGAGCGCTTCCCGGTCAAGCTCGTCTGCATCGTGCAGCGCGGCGGCGTCGAGACGCCGGCCGACGTGCTCCGTTATCTGGACCGCGCACGCGTGCTCGGCGCAAGCGCCGTGATCTTCCGCGAGTTCTCCGCGCTGCCCGACACGTACCGGCACAACGCGACGCGGCGCTACGTCGACCACGCGCGGGTCGCGATCGACGCGCTGCTGCTCGCGTGCGTCGCCGACCCCGCGTTCGCGTCCCGGTGCGAGCCGATCGCGCTGACGGGCGGCTACTACTTCTGGAACGCGCGCTGGGCGCACCGCGACGGGTTCGAGGTCGTGTTCGAGGCGTCCGACTACGGCGCGATGCGCGAGCATGAACTGCGCGACGCCGTGTACAAGCTCGTATTTCATCCGAACGGCAACCTGTGCGCGGGCTGGCAACCGACGCGCGACATCCTGTGGAGCGACGATGACCACCGTGACTAGCTGGCTGCGCCTGACCGAAGAGGCCGCCGACACCACCCTGCCCGCCGACCTGCGCGCGCGGGATTCATTCGCCGCGCGCGATTGCGGCTGGGTCGAGCAGATGGTGCCGTTCATCGGCAGCCACGCGACGCCGGGCGGCTGGATCGTCGATCCATTCTGCGGCTTCGGCACGACGCTCGTCGCCGCCGCGCAATGCAGCGCGCCGGCGCTCGGCGTCGAGGTCGATCCGGAGCGCGCGGCGTTCGCGCGCGAACGGCTCGCGCGGGCGGGCGCCGCGGCCGGCCGCCATCCGGTGCTCGCGGGCGACCTGTCGACCGCCGCGACGCAAGCCGCCGCGCGCGACGCCGGCGGCCCGTTCACGCTGTGCCTGACGAGCGTGCCGTATTTCGGCTGCGACGAGCTGCCCGGCAAGGCGGCCGACGGGCAGCTGTACGGCGTCGCGCACTACGCGCCGTATCTGGAACGGATGCGCAACGTATTCGCGGGCGTGCACGCGCTGCTCGAACCGGGCGGCTGGTGCATTGCGATGGCGCAGAACCTGCGCGTCGGCGGCCGGTTCGTGCCGCTCGCGTGGGATGTCGCGCGGCTGCTCGGCGAACGCTTCGTGCTGCACGAGGAACGCGTGCTGATCTACGAACGCGCGGGCGGCCCGGCGCCGCATGGCGACGGCGCGACCGATCGCACGCATGAGTACGCGCTCGTGTGCCGCAAGGCGCCGCTTGCGAGCGACGCCGACGCCGCCCGTGCGCTCGTCGCCGCGCTGACGCGCGACGGCTTCGCGTTCGCCGTGATCGGCGGCTTCGCGCGCCGGTTCGCGGCCGAAGCGGGCCATGTCGATGGCGACGCCGACGACGACACCGATACGCCGCTGAACGACGTCGACCTCGTGGTGCCGCCCGACGACGCGGGCGTGTCGCGGCTGCTGCAATGGCTGGAAGCCGACGGCTTTTCGCTGGAATCGTGGAATGCGCGGATCACGCCGCCTGTCGCGGCCGCCGCGCTGCGCTACCGTCGCTACTTCCGCGCGCGGCGGGTCGATGCGCGCGGCCGGCTGTTGCAGGTCGACGTCACGGTCGCCGACTCGCAGGAAGGATACGCCGCGTGCGCGACGGCAGGCGCGAACGACCGTTGAGCCGGTTGCGCGCGCGACGCGACGCGCGCCACCGTCACCGCTGGCCGAACCACCGGTCGAAGCGCCGCGTGTAGTGCCGCCGTACGCAGACGCCCACCAGAAGCGCGTCAGGTTGATCGTCCCCTTGAACGCGTTGGCCGCCGATTGCAGCCCCTGCTCGTAGCCGAGCACGAAGCGCTCGTTGATCGCCTTCGAGATCTGCACGACCTGTGGATCGGTCAGGCCGACATCGCTGCGGCCGAAATAGATCGACGCGCTGCTCGCCGCGAACCGCGATTCGCTGGCCGGCGCGGGCGCCTCGACGGATGCGGCCGGCAGCGCGAAGGCTGCGAAAGCCGCGACGGCCGACGCCAAGGCCGCGAAGGCGAACGCGAAGCCCGCAGCGGCCGCGAACGGCGCGGACGGCACCGACGCGCCCATTTCGATCGACGATTTCGCGAAGATCGACCTGCGCATCGCGAAGATCGTCGCGTGCCAGGCGGTCGAAGGCTCGGACAAGCTGCTGCAGCTCACGCTCGACGTCGGCGAGGAGAAGACCCGCAACGTGTTCTCCGGGATCAAGTCCGCGTACCAGCCCGAGCAGCTCGTGGGCAAGCTGACGGTGATGGTCGCGAACCTCGCGCCGCGCAAGATGAAGTTCGGCCTGTCCGAAGGGATGGTGCTCGCGGCGTCGGCAACCGACGAGAAGGCCGAGCCGGGCCTCTACATCCTCGAACCGCACAGCGGCGCGAAGCCCGGCATGCGCGCGAAGTATGCGGCGCGCTGCCTGCGCGACAACCCTCGCACGTAGATAGCGTGGTTTTTTTATGCCTGCGCCACGCCGTTGTCGATGCTGACGTTGCGAGCGCCAATGACATCTACCGCACGCTGCTCCCCGTTTGCAACGACCTACGAGATTACCCCCCCGACGCCAACGCAACAATCCGTCAAAACGATACATGTCCTATGGATTAAATGCACCAGGATGAGTAATTTTTCACACGAGAGCACTTTGAGCAGCAGGCAGGTGCTTTCGATTTCTCAATAATCCGATAGGAGAAATAAGATGGCGCAGGATATTTTCTTGAAGCTCACGGGTATCGAGGGCGAATCGACCGATCGCAGTCATTCGAATGAAATTGAGGTCCTGACGTGGACGTGGTCGGTAAGTCAGCAATCCAATATGCACATGGGAAGCGGTGGTGGCGCAGGCAGATGCACCGTTGACGATCTAGCGTTCGAGCACTACATCGATCGCGCCACACCGAATCTGATTCAGTATTGCTTGACAGGCAAGCCTCTCGACAGCGCTGTGCTGGTGATGCGTAAAGCTGGCGGCAAACCACTCGAATACCTGAAGATCACGATGGAGGACGTGCTCGTCACCGGAGTCAAACCAGTTAG includes:
- a CDS encoding DNA methyltransferase translates to MTTVTSWLRLTEEAADTTLPADLRARDSFAARDCGWVEQMVPFIGSHATPGGWIVDPFCGFGTTLVAAAQCSAPALGVEVDPERAAFARERLARAGAAAGRHPVLAGDLSTAATQAAARDAGGPFTLCLTSVPYFGCDELPGKAADGQLYGVAHYAPYLERMRNVFAGVHALLEPGGWCIAMAQNLRVGGRFVPLAWDVARLLGERFVLHEERVLIYERAGGPAPHGDGATDRTHEYALVCRKAPLASDADAARALVAALTRDGFAFAVIGGFARRFAAEAGHVDGDADDDTDTPLNDVDLVVPPDDAGVSRLLQWLEADGFSLESWNARITPPVAAAALRYRRYFRARRVDARGRLLQVDVTVADSQEGYAACATAGANDR
- a CDS encoding Hcp family type VI secretion system effector, giving the protein MAQDIFLKLTGIEGESTDRSHSNEIEVLTWTWSVSQQSNMHMGSGGGAGRCTVDDLAFEHYIDRATPNLIQYCLTGKPLDSAVLVMRKAGGKPLEYLKITMEDVLVTGVKPVSNPNMRVPREEVRLSFSRVKQEYVIQNAQGGSAGTVAMGYDIKANKTI